A stretch of Henckelia pumila isolate YLH828 chromosome 4, ASM3356847v2, whole genome shotgun sequence DNA encodes these proteins:
- the LOC140864451 gene encoding phospholipase A(1) DAD1, chloroplastic-like, with protein MIKLSTGVFSPCSNISLLQGSSSSGLFSSKSKSKSKVGAGSHSNLSLKANSSSWKSEGINNINVGAGSNGVGIKDKWMEFQGIKNWEGLLDPLDDGLRDEILRYGEFVEAAYRCFDFDTATCRYPKGSMLSDCGSVGAAAGGYKVTKSLHATCGVNLPNWTQRIVSPRSSWIGYVAVCDDKAEIARLGRRDVVIAYRGTATCMEWVENLRATLTCLPCDMAPHKCESMVQSGFLSLYTSSAAGGPPSLQDSIRWEINKILQKYADEPLSITVTGHSLGAALATLTAHDINTTFKHAPLVTVVSFGGPRVGNKNFRRQLEKNGTKVLRIVNSDDPITKVPGFVLEENAPQRTSSNGPGGLSKWLHKRMEDTQWVYAEIGKELRLSSRDCPHLSNGNVATCHDLKTYLHLVDNFVSSNCPLRATAKRVIEQTSGDQATAFV; from the coding sequence ATGATCAAGCTTTCGACTGGGGTGTTTAGCCCATGCAGTAATATTTCTTTGTTACAGGGTTCGAGCAGTAGTGGTCTGTTCAGTTCGAAATCGAAATCGAAATCGAAAGTTGGTGCAGGGAGCCATAGTAATTTGAGTTTGAAGGCCAACAGTAGTAGTTGGAAGTCAGAAGGGATCAATAATATTAATGTTGGCGCGGGTTCGAATGGTGTGGGGATCAAGGATAAGTGGATGGAGTTTCAAGGGATCAAGAACTGGGAGGGTTTGCTGGATCCATTAGACGACGGGTTGAGGGACGAGATTCTCCGGTACGGGGAGTTCGTGGAGGCGGCTTACCGGTGTTTCGACTTCGACACGGCCACGTGCCGGTACCCAAAGGGTTCCATGTTGAGTGATTGCGGATCAGTTGGGGCTGCTGCAGGTGGGTATAAAGTGACCAAGAGTCTGCATGCCACTTGTGGGGTCAACTTGCCTAACTGGACACAGAGGATAGTGTCGCCCCGGTCCAGCTGGATCGGCTACGTGGCGGTGTGCGACGACAAGGCCGAGATCGCTAGGCTAGGTAGACGGGACGTGGTGATCGCGTACCGTGGCACGGCCACGTGCATGGAGTGGGTGGAGAATTTACGTGCCACATTGACTTGCTTGCCTTGCGACATGGCGCCGCACAAGTGCGAGTCCATGGTACAAAGTGGATTCTTGAGCTTGTACACATCCAGCGCCGCAGGGGGTCCACCTAGCTTACAGGACTCCATCAGATGGGAGATCAACAAAATCCTACAAAAATATGCCGACGAACCCCTAAGCATCACCGTAACTGGCCACAGCCTCGGAGCAGCATTGGCCACACTCACCGCACATGACATCAACACCACATTCAAACACGCACCTCTAGTCACCGTCGTTTCCTTCGGCGGCCCCAGAGTGGGGAACAAAAACTTCCGCCGCCAGCTAGAGAAAAACGGCACCAAAGTGCTTAGAATCGTCAACTCGGACGATCCCATCACTAAAGTCCCCGGCTTCGTTCTTGAGGAAAACGCCCCTCAAAGAACCAGCAGCAACGGGCCGGGGGGACTATCCAAATGGCTACACAAACGCATGGAGGACACACAATGGGTGTACGCTGAAATCGGGAAAGAACTTAGACTTAGTAGCAGAGACTGTCCCCATCTAAGCAATGGAAACGTTGCTACATGTCACGATCTAAAGACATATCTTCACTTGGTAGATAATTTTGTTAGTTCAAATTGCCCTCTCAGAGCCACTGCCAAGAGGGTCATAGAGCAAACATCAGGAGATCAAGCCACGGCTTTCGTCTAG
- the LOC140894796 gene encoding uncharacterized protein, translating into MYNLRTRTIVESINVVFDDFADLKKKTAEDDVNDLLDNSGNIDVVKRVLPTPPTTPPTENPDSKVEKPTDENTDESSEVNEAGKNIPSKIQKNHPTSQVIGDVYGYLQTRRKEKVDYRKMAGLLCMSSTYSQICLDQDLESCAYKKTF; encoded by the exons atgtataacttgagaacaagAACTATTGTTGAatcaattaatgttgtttttgatgactttgcagatctaaagaagaaaacagctgaggatgaTGTTAATGATCTGCTGGACAATTCTGGAAATATAGATGTTGTCAAaagagtgttgccaacacctccgacaacacctcctacagaaaatccagattcaaaagttgaaaagcctACTGATGAGAATACTGATGAAAGCAGTGAGGTAAATGAAGCTGGAAAAAATATTCCAAGCAAAATTCAAaagaatcacccaacctcacaggtAATTGGAGATGTATATGGATACTTGCAAActcgaagaaaagaaaaagttgattatcgaaagatggcaggtctactgtgcatgagttctacatattctcag ATTTGCCTTGATCAAGATCTAGAGTCCTGCGCCTACAAAAAAACATTCTAA